One window from the genome of Rhinolophus ferrumequinum isolate MPI-CBG mRhiFer1 chromosome 22, mRhiFer1_v1.p, whole genome shotgun sequence encodes:
- the PSMD4 gene encoding 26S proteasome non-ATPase regulatory subunit 4 — MVLESTMVCVDNSEYMRNGDFLPTRLQAQQDAVNIVCHSKTRSNPENNVGLITLANDCEVLTTLTPDTGRILSKLHTVQPKGKITFCTGIRVAHLALKHRQGKNHKMRIIAFVGSPVEDHEKDLVKLAKRLKKEKVNVDIINFGEEEVNTEKLTAFVNTLNGKDGTGSHLVTVPPGPSLADALISSPILAGEGGAMLGLGASDFEFGVDPSADPELALALRVSMEEQRQRQEEEARRAAAASAAEAGIAATGTEDSDDALLKMTISQQEFGRPGLPDLSSMTEEEQIAYAMQMSLQGAEFGQAESADIDASSAMDTSEPAKEEDDYDVMQDPEFLQSVLENLPGVDPNNEAIRNAMGSLASQATKDGKKDKKEEEKK, encoded by the exons ATGGTGTTGGAAAGCACTATGGTTTG CGTGGACAACAGTGAGTACATGCGCAATGGGGACTTCTTACCCACGCGGCTGCAGGCCCAGCAGGACGCCGTCAACATAGTGTGTCACTCCAAGACCCGCAGCAACCCGGAGAACAACGTGGGGCTGATCACACTGGCCAA TGATTGTGAGGTGCTGACCACGCTCACCCCTGACACCGGCCGCATCCTGTCCAAGCTCCACACGGTGCAGCCCAAGGGCAAGATCACCTTCTGCACTGGCATCCGCGTGGCCCAC CTGGCATTGAAGCACCGACAGGGCAAGAACCACAAGATGCGCATCATCGCCTTCGTGGGGAGCCCCGTGGAGGACCACGAGAAGGAC CTGGTGAAACTGGCTAAACGCCTCAAGAAGGAGAAAGTAAATGTTGACATTATCAATTTTGGGGAAGAG GAGGTGAACACAGAAAAGCTGACAGCCTTTGTGAACACCTTGAATGGCAAAGATGGAACCGGCTCCCATCTGGTGACAGTGCCCCCTGGGCCCAGCCTGGCTGATGCCCTCATCAGCTCTCCAATTCTGGCTGGTGAAGGTGGTGCCATGCTGGGTCTCGGTGCCAGTGACTTTGAATTTGGAGTGGATCCCAGTGCCGATCCTGAGCTGGCCCTG GCCCTTCGTGTTTCCATGGAAGAGCAGCGGCAGCGGCAGGAGGAGGAGGCACGACGCGCAGCTGCGGCCTCTGCCGCCGAGGCCGGGATTGCTGCGACTGGCACTGAAG ACTCAGATGACGCCTTGCTAAAAATGACCATCAGCCAGCAGGAGTTTGGCCGCCCCGGGCTCCCGGACCTAAGCAGTATGACTGAGGAAGAGCAGATTGCTTACGCCATGCAGATGTCCCTGCAGGGTGCCG AGTTCGGCCAGGCAGAGTCAGCCGACATTGATGCCAGCTCAGCCATGGACACATCTGAGCCCGCCAAG GAGGAGGATGATTACGATGTGATGCAGGACCCCGAATTCCTTCAGAGCGTCCTGGAGAACCTTCCAGGCGTGGATCCCAACAATGAAGCCATTCGAAATGCCATGGGCTCCCTGGCCTCCCAGGCCACCAAGGATGGCAAGAAGgataagaaggaggaggagaagaaatga